The segment ACGAGAGATGCCTTGGAAGACACTTATAAGGTGTTAAAAGAAGAAGACATTCGTGATATTGGCGGAATCATGCATAGCTTTAGTGGTGATTATGAATGGGCACAACGTTTCCTTGATTTAGGGATGCACATTTCTTTTAGTGGTGTCGTGACATTCAAAAAGGCGTTAGATGTGCAAGAAGCAGCGACAAACGTCCCAATGGATCGTCTATTAGTGGAAACGGATGCTCCTTATTTAGCGCCAGTGCCCTATCGAGGAAAAAGAAATGAACCAGGGTATACTCGTTACACAGTCGAAAAGATCGCTGAACTTCGTCAACTACCAATGGAAGAAGTTGCGGCACAAACATGGAAAAACGCCCATCATTTATTTGGATTATCAGAGCATGACTAAGTTAAAGATCCAAGAAATCATTGTTGTCGAAGGGAAAGACGATACGAGAAGGCTACAAGAAGTGGTTGAAGCCGATACGATAGAAACGATTGGTTCAGCGATCAATGAAGAAATCTTGATGCAGATCGAACATGCACAGGAAACTAGGGGAATCATTATTTTTACGGACCCAGATTTCTCAGGTGAGAAGATCCGTAAAACGATCATGGAAGTGGTACCACAAGCAAAACATGCATTTTTGCCAAGGAACCAAGCCGTACCGAAAAAAAAGGGAAGCTTAGGGGTCGAACATGCGAGTGATGAAGCGATATTAGAAGCGTTGAAAAAGGTCGTTACGCCAGTCGATGATGAGACCCAAGTACCGGAGATCACTAGACAAATGCTGGTTGCATATGGATTGATTGCCGGAGCACATGCAAAAGAAAAACGTGAGATGCTAGGTGATGAATTACGCATCGGCTATACGAACGGAAAACAATTGGAAAAACGATTGAACATGTTCCGAATTACGTTAACTGAGTTTAAGCAGGCAATGAAAAAAGTGGAGGATCATTATGAGTGAATATCGGGATATTGCAACACCCACTAGAACAAAAGAAATTTTATTGAAGCACGGCTTCTCTTTTAAGAAGAGCTTAGGACAAAACTTTTTGACAGAGCCGAATATCCTTCGAAAAATCATTGAAACTGGTCAAATCGATCAGCAGACTAATGTGATCGAAGTAGGGCCAGGAATTGGTGCATTAACAGAGCAAATCGCGCGTCATGCCAAACAAGTAGTCGCATTTGAAATCGACGATCGATTGATTCCTGTCTTGGCAGATACCCTTTCACCTTATCCGAATGTCACAGTCATCCACCAAGATATTTTGAAAACTGATTTAGCAGAGGCAGTCAATACTCAATTCAATGAGCGGTTACCATTGAAAGTGGTGGCTAATTTGCCTTATTATATTACGACACCGATCATGATGCACTTTCTTGAATCAGAAGTAGTGGTTGACGAAATGATCGTGATGATGCAAAAAGAAGTCGCTGATCGCATCTCAGCAAAACCGGGAACAAAAGCATATGGTTCTTTATCGATCGCTGTGCAATACTATATGGAAGCAAGTTTGGCGTTTATTGTGCCAAAAACAGTATTTGTGCCACAACCAAACGTGGATTCAGCAATCTTGAAATTGACAAGACGCGCAATACCAGCAGTTTCCGTAACGGATGAAAAAGCCTTTTTCCGTCTGACAAAGGCTGCGTTTCAACAGCGTAGAAAAACTTTATGGAATAATTTGCAACATGCCTATGGGAAAGACGAAGAAACTAAAAGTTGGTTAACCGCAAGTCTAACAGAGGCAGGAATCGATCCGAAAAGACGAGGAGAAACACTTTCTTTAGAAGAATTTGCTGCTTTGAGCAATGCTATGGAACATCTAAAAAAATAAAATGAGGAATAGAAGGCTGAAAAAGTCTTTTCGCTCTAAGTCTGAAGGCATCACTTGAGAAAACCATTTTGGGTATTCTTCAAGTGATGCCTGACTATTTTAGGAAACAAGATCCCAAATCAAATTCTTGGATTTTAAAGAGGGTGGTATTTCAGGCGCCTTGTTCCTCTTGATGTGTCTTGACACATTAGAAAGTTAGCGGTACAATAGGTCAAAACAAATGTGTCAAGACACATCAAGGGAGTAAAAAAATGAAAACAAATTCTGTAAGAAAATTGACAATTTCCGCTTTATTGATCGGGATGGGCGTTCTTATTCCGATGATCATGCCTAAGATCGTAATTCCGCCTGCTTCATTTACACTAGCTTCACATGTGCCATTATTTATCGCAATGTTTTTTTCACCCGGTGTAGCTGTGGCAGTGGCGCTAGGTACAACATTTGGTTTCTTCTTGACGACACCTGTGATTATTGCGCTTCGTGCATTGTCTCATTTGGTATTCGCTCTAATCGGTGCATGGTATTTACAAAAAAAACCAGGGATCGTCTTAAAAGACGGGCAATTCACATTAATGAACTGGCGTTTTCAAGGGTTTAACTTATTGATCGGCGTGATCCACTCGATCATCGAAATGCTAGTGGTGAGTGTGTTCTTCTTCATTGGGAATATGCCGGAAACATACTATGCAGAAGGCTACTTCTATACCGTATTCATCTTGATGGGGATCGGTGGCTTGATCCATAGTTTGGTGGATTACAATATCGCTTACTTCATTGCCGGAACATTGAGTAAATTCTTTGATGTCCCAGTTTTCACTGCTGCCAAGAAACAGCAAAAGAAAGAGATCGTGCAAGGAACGATCAAAAAAGTCGTTTAGCAATGCCACAGATAAAGACTGAAAAATAACCAAAAAAAGACCCAAGATCGAACGATCGTTGGGTCTTTTACGTATCATCAAGTTCTGTTTCGTTTATGGGATCGTGATGACATCTTCTGTATCTTTATCAAAGAAATGGCCTTTATTGATATTGAAGGCAAGGTCGATCATTTCTCCTGGTTTATGGAAGTCACGCGCGTCAACTTTTGAAATGAACTCAGTTGTTCCAGTGCGAGTATAAAGCATGGTTTCTGCGCCTAGTAATTCTGAAACAACGACTTCTGAATTGACAACAGTTTCTGGTGAGGCATCCAAGACAACTTGTTCACTGTGGATATCTTCAGGACGAATACCAAAGACAAGTTCTTTGCCTTCATAACCTTTTTCAACTAGTACTTTATTTTTACCTTCAGGGATTCTCAATTTTAGTCCATGACCATCTGAGATAACGCCTTGGCTTAATTTTACGTTGAAAAAGTTCATGGCAGGCGAACCAATGAAACCAGCAACGAACATGTTGACTGGTGTGTCATAAACTTCTTTCGGTGAACCGATTTGTTGGATAAATCCATCTTTCATGATGACGATACGGTCTGCCATCGTCATCGCTTCTGTTTGGTCATGGGTAACGTAAATGGTTGTTGTTTCTAAGCGTTGATGCAACTTCGCGATCTCGGCACGCATGGCTACACGTAGTTTGGCATCCAAGTTTGACAATGGCTCATCCATCAAGAAGACTTTCGCATCACGTACGATGGCACGACCTAAAGCCACACGCTGACGTTGCCCCCCAGAAAGAGCAGCAGGTTTACGTTTTAAGTATTCAGTCAAACCAAGGATCTCTGCAGCATTTTCTACACGTTGTTGGATGTCTGCTTTATCGTATTTACGCAATTTCAAACCAAACGCCATGTTGTCAAATACCGTCATGTGAGGGTATAAGGCATAGTTTTGGAATACCATCGCGATATCACGGTCTTTAGGAGCAACATCGTTCATTACTTTGCCTCCGATATTCAATTCTCCTTCGGAAATATCTTCAAGACCAGCGATCATTCGTAGAGTTGTTGATTTCCCACAACCGGAAGGACCAACGAATACGATAAATTCGCGATCTTTGATTGCCAAGTTAAAGTCAGTAACAGAATAGTTTTCTGCATTATCATATTTCTTGTATACATTTTTCAGAGCCATTTCTACCATCGTACAAACCACGCTTTCTTTTTTTCTTTTATTTGATGTGTTTAGTATAGTTGAAAGCGCTATCTATATTCAATGTCACAATGAACAAGAATTCGTAGGAACTTTCGTCAATGTGTACAAAATAATTGGAAAGTGCGTGAGATTACTAAATCTGCCACCTATAAAATAGAATAAATGATGTTCATGAAACAGATCCTTCAACAATGAGAGCAAACTCCAGCAATATGGCAATTTATTTTTTTGTTTTTACTGCTCGAGTTATCAAAGATTTACCGTGTATTCACTATCTTAGAGCGTATAATACTTTGTAGATATTAAGAGATATAAAAAAGGAGGCAACCAAGAAAACAAAATTTGATTTTCATGTTAAATTAAGTTAAACTCGATTTAACATAAGCTGGGAGATGATAATAATGGAAACGACTGTTAGAAAGATTGGAAATTCTGTAGGAGCAATTTTTCCCAAAGATATTTCTCCAGAAGTTGGAAAAATATATACGATTATTAAAATAGGTGAAACATATGTATTAAAGCCCAAAAAAGAAGATATTTTTAAGACTCCAGAGGCATGGGCAGGCTTTAGAGATTCAATCACCCAAGAAGATAAAGAGTGGGATGAGATGAACCTTGAGGGGGAGGAACTATAAATGGATTATCCAAAGCAAAAAGATATTGTATGGCTGGATTTTGATCCAGCTAGAGGAAAGGAAATAAAGAAGCGAAGACCAGGTTTGGTAGTAAGTAAGAATAAATTCAACCAATACACTGGTTTTTGTTTGATTTGCCCAATCACATCAACTGAAAGAAAATTTGATACATATATTAAGATCAAAGAACCACAAATCATTTCTGGACAAGTTGTTACACATCAATTGCGTTCAATTGACTACACCTCTAGAAACATAATAAAAATTGAACAATGTGATATTCTCACATGGGTGGATGTACTAGAAGTCCTTGATATGTTTTTATAGAAATTTGAAAAATATCAAACCACAAAGAAATTTGGTACACTGGTAAAAAAGGAGTGAGGACGGATGAAGATAGCATTGATTGCACATGATCGCAAAAAAGAATTGATGATAAAATTTACCACTGCTTACAAAACGATACTGGAACAACATGAACTATTCGCGACAGGGACGACCGGACAAAAGATTGCAGAAGCCACAGGATTATTGGTCCATCGGTTCAATTCAGGACCTTTAGGCGGTGACCAACAAATTGGCGCGATGATCTCAGAAGATGAATTGGATCTAGTGATTTTCCTGCGTGATCCTTTAGCAGCTCAACCTCATGAACCTGATGTCACTGCGTTGATCCGCTTGGCTGATGTATATGATATTCCTTTAGCAACGAATATCGGTACCGCAGAAGTTTTATTACGAGGGCTTGAAGCCGGATTTTTGGAGTTCCGACAAGTGATCCATGAAGAAGGAAGTAAGATCCCTTTTCCTAATAAGATTTAAAATTCGGATTTTATGAGGATAGAGACAGTTGATCAAGGCGAATGTCTGCCATGTTACGAACTTAGGAATCGTTTTCGTTTAGAACATTAGGTTTTTTTATTTACAGTTCTTCCTTTTCTATGCTATAGTTTGTCTGGGATAAGTTCCCACTATTAACAGAGTAGAAAATAAAGCGTTAAGTGCTTAGAGGATGGGATGTTGCCTCTAGGACGAAGGACGTAAGTTCGCGGTTTTATTTTCGCATTCGCTGCATGAAACATGTAGCAGCTCTTAAAGGAGATGCTAGAAATGAAGAAAAATCGTTTAGATGCTCGTATGATTACGATCATGGGACTGCTGATCGCATTGATGGTCACGTTGTCTCGCTTAGTTTCATTTGAAACACCATTACTCAAAATCAGTGTAACGTTCATTCCCCAAGTAATCATGGGTATTTTATTTGGCCCATTTTGGACAGGGGTCGGTTCTGTGTTAGCTGATGTGGTGGGTATGGCATTATTTCCTAAATCTGTCTTTTTCATTGGCTTCACGTTGAATGCTTTTATTGAAGGAGCGATTTATGGGTTCTTTTTCTATCGCAAAGAGATCACTTGGAAAAATGCAATCTTAGCCACGCTCAGTGTGACAGTGTTCGTTAGCTTGATCCTGACACCATTATGGTTGGTCATCATGTATCAAGTACCGATGAACTGGGTATTCTGGGGACCACGTTTATTAAAAGCCATTATCTGGTTGCCGATCCAATCGACGATGATCTACGTGATTGGGCGCGCCATGCCATATAAAAGAATTTTGCGGAGTTTAACGACGCATACAAAATAAAAAACAAGCAGTCTTCCCATCCCAGAAGACTGCTTGTTTTTTGCATAGATCAGAAAAATCATCTGATTCGATGTTCACTATTTTTCAACCGATCCAGTAAATTGCGCTTGATAAAGTTGACGATAGCTACCATCTTCGATTTTCAATAATTCATCATGTGTTCCTATCTCAACGATTGCCCCTTGGTCCATCACGAGGATCTGATCGGCATTTTTGATCGTGGACAAGCGATGGGCAATCACAAAACTAGTTTTTCCTTCCATCATTTTTAGGAAGGCATTTTGGATTTTCTTCTCTGTCAATGTATCCACTGAACTTGTTGCTTCATCAAGTATCAACATGGGTGGATTACTGATCATCGTACGAGCGATCGTCAGTAATTGACGCTGCCCATCGGAGATTTTTAATCCCTGTCCACCAATGCGTGTATCTAGTTTTTGTGGCAAGCGTTGGACAAATTCATACATATAGGCTGATTTTAGGGCCTCATTGATTTCTTCATCACTGGCATCTGGCTTCCCGTAACGTAAGTTTTCTCGTAGCGTACTGTCGAATAACCAAGTATCTTGTAAAACCATCCCAAAGCTTTTACGTAAGGAATCACGGGCGATTTGGGTAATATCATAATCGTCGATCATGATCGTCCCAGAATTGACATCGTAAAACCGCATCAATAAATTCACTAATGTGGATTTACCAGCTCCTGTTTTACCAACGATTGCCACTGTTTGACCTGGTTTGGCAACAAAGCTGAAATTCTCGATCAACCGTTGTTGTGGCTCATAAGAGAAAGAAACATGTTTAAAAGCGACCTCGCCTTTGATCGTTTGAGGATCAAGTTGATACGCAAAAGGTTCATCTGGCGTTTCTTCCGGTTGGTCGATCAATTCAAATGCTCGTTCTAAACCAGAAAATGCTGTTTGGATCTGTGTCGTGATCCCTGATAATTCAATAAAAGGTTTTGAAAACTGACTTGAATAGATCGTAAAGCTTGAAATGATCCCGACAGTAATCGTTGAATCACTTCGTAAGGCAAGTAAACCACCAATCAAACCAATGGAGAGATAGGCTAAGTGATCGACAAAACGAGAAGATGGGTTCGTTAATGAAGAAGAGAATTGCGCGCGCTGCCCTTTCTCATATAAGTCAGCATTCAATGCGCTGAATTGCTGTTGATTGACTTCTTCTTGTTGGAACGCTTTGATGATTTTTTGATTACCGATACGTTCCGTAACGAATCCTGAAATGTTCCCAATGATTTTTTGTTGGTTATCAAAATCATTTTGAGAAGCCCGTGCGACTAACCAGCTGACTAAGAAAATGATTGGTGTCGAACAAATGACGACAAGTGTCAATAACGGACTCAAGTTGAGCATGAAGATCAGTGAGAGGATAATGATCGCTACCCCAGAAAATAATTGATTGAACGCCGCTGATATCGCGATGGAGATATTGTCCATGTCATTTGTGAAACGGCTGACGATATTCCCATGTGAATTTTGATCATAGTATCTTAAAGGTAAAAGATTCAAACGAGCAAAGGCATCTTTTCGTAGATTCGCAACGGAGAGGTAAGCCAATCGGTTACTTAATACTTGGATCAGCCATTGACTGATGACATTAAGTAAAACGATCCCGCCAAACATCACCAGAAGTTGGACTAATCGAGTAAAGTTGACTTGTCCCACACCAACCATTTGATCGATACTTAGACCGATTTGTAAGGTCATTACGACGGTAGCAACACCATTGACGATTCCCAACAAGACAGCTAACCAAATTTCACGTGGATGGGCCGTCAGATAAGGAACAAAACGTTTGAGCGTTTGCCAAGATAGTTTTTTTGTTTTCATTTTATTCCTCCTCCTGTGATGCCACGATTTCACGATACTCAGAAGATTGACTAAGCAATGTATCGTGCGTACCCTGGGCCACGATTTTTCCTTGATCCATGACGAGGATATGCTCTGCTTGTTGAATCGAACGGATGCGTTGAGAAATAATGATGACCGTTGTGTTGAGGGAAGTTTGTAGTGCTTGGCGTAAGTTTAGATCCGTTTGATAATCAAGGGCACTCAAGGAGTCATCTAAGATCAATAAGGCGGGTTTGGCGATCAATGCACGAGCAATCGTCAACCGTTGTTTTTGTCCTCCGGAAAAGTTTTTCCCATTCTCCATGACTCTTGTGTCTAAACCTTTGGGTAATTGGCGAACAAAATCCTCCGCTTGGGCAATTGCCAAAGCTTCCCAACACTCTGCGTCTGTCGCGTCAGGTTTTCCCCACTGAAGATTTTCCCGAATGGTACCGGTGAATAAGACAGCCGTTTGTGGTACTTGCGAAATCTGACTTCGTAATGTATCTAAGGGCCAGTCACGAACGTCTTGTTCATCAAATAGCACAGAGCCTTCACTAACATCATAAAAACGTGGGATCAATTGTGTCAATGTCGTCTTCCCACTTCCGGTCGGACCAATGATCCCTAAGACAGTTTGGCGTTTCAAAGTGAAATTGATTCCTTGTAATGACAGACCAGATTCTGGCGTATAACGAAAATCTACGTTTTTAAATTGTAGAATTGTTTCAGAATCCATGACTGGTTCACTAGGAGTCTCAGCATCTGTAATGGTATTTTCGGTATCTAAGACTTCTTTGACCCGCTGAGCAGAAGCTTCTGCACGAGTAAAAATCACGACAAGATTGGAAACGACGATCAAGGCTAATAACATTTGGTTCATGTAATTGATCAATGCTAAAACTTGTCCTTGTTGTAAGGAACCGATATTTACCTTGACCCCGCCGACAGTCAATAGACAAATGATTCCGACATTCATGATCAATGTCGTTGCCGGAGAGAGCAAAGCGGAGATATTGGAAACACGTAAATAATTTTTTGCTAAGACATCTGTGTTTTCATCAAATGTTTCGATTTCTTTATTGGTACGTGAAAATGCTCGGATCACACGAACCCCGCTTAAGTTTTGGCTAACAGTCTCGTTTAGACCATCCAACTTTTCTTGGACTTTTTGATAGAGGGGGATCGTCTTACGGATAATAAAGTATAAAATGATTGAAAAAATTGGTAATAAAGCTAAGAAGAATAGCCCGACTTGCCAGTCGATCACAAACGCCATCACTACTGATCCAATACTTAAAAAAGGTGCTCGGATCAATAAACGGATAACCATTGCGAGTGCAAGTTGTAGCTGATTGATATCATTGGTCATCCGCGTGATCAATGTATCCGTCCCAAAATGATTTAATTCACTATGGGAGAAAGAGTTGATTTTTTTGATGAGTTGATTTCTAAGTTCTGTTCCAAACCCTTGAGAGGCAATGGATGAATAATATTGACAAATAATGGCACAGATCAATCCGATCACCGACATCGCGATCATCCAGATACCCATATTGATGATTACTTCACGATTGTTCATTTTTAGCCCATTATCGATCAGCGAAGCCATCAGTAAAGGTAAAATCAATTCAAAGACTGCTTCTAAAAATTTAAATACAGGACCTAGGATGATTTGTTTTCGATAGTCTTTCGCATAGCGCAATAACTGAATCATAAAAATTTCCTCCTAAAAACAAGTTACCCAATATTGTTCGAACGTCTATCGGCAAAAAACAACCGATTTATGATAAATAGATATCCTTAAAGCAACAAAAATATCTTGCAGCGAGAAATCTAACGATGATATAACTAGGTACTCTCATATTGTAGCTTATGAAATTTAGAATGAAAAGAGAACAAGCCTTTTCATAATCCGCACATTTTAGTAAAACTTAAGAAATCACACCATAACGCTTAACGCGTTGTCGCTCTTGCAACGCCTATAATTGAATAAACCATAGAAAAAAATAATTACAAAAAAGCACCATCTACAAAAAATTGACGAACAACTCTCGTAGATGGTGACTTATTTCCGTGGCTAAAGATTCCTGCCTCGGTCTCTTTCGGTCATTAATAATTTTTTATTTTTGTAAGTCAGCTAAAACTGTTTCACCTTTAACATCGACATCAATGACATTATAGAACCCATTTTTAGTATCAGCGACATCCCAAACAGCTAAGATCACATGATAACCTAATCGGTCATTGGGAATGTTGATCGAATGTGTCGGATTAGTAGAAGCTAGTTGTCCATCATTGCCTACTTCACCAATGAATTCCAAGTCGTCTCTTGTCAACGCATCATTTTGATCCCAACCGGCTTTCGTCATGTAGTAATGCCATTTCGTTGTTGCATGGTTGGCAGTAAATGTCCAAGTAAAATCATTTGCACCAGCTGTCAGTTGTTGTTTTGTCCACAATGAGGCTGTTTGTTGATCCAATAAGAAATCACCTACCGTACCATTTGCAGAAGCGATTTGACCATCTTCAGGTCCTGCAGCTGGGAATCCTTTTGGTGCTTCAAGGGATTGTGGCTCATTGATAACAGCTCCGTATTTTTTGAATGCAGCATTCCAGTTTGTATTTTTGTCAAGGCTTCCTTGGTAGCCACGACTTGCTGGTTCAGAAACATAACCATGAGCAGCAACATCAACAGAAGTAAGCGTGCTTGCTCCGATACCTGCCAAAATGAATCCTAAACCAATTAATGTACTCTTTTTCATAATAATTCCTCCGATATTTTTACTTTATGTAATGTACGATTGTTATCATAACTGATATATTTTTAATCTGAAAATTATGTATGTTATTGCAACAAAAAAATTTCGTTCATCGCGAGTGTTATTAGAAATTATACTATTTAGTCATTTTTTAGGTGAAACGCAAATGTTCGCTGGAGAAAGAACTGCCACTGAAGGAGTCGCGTTTGCACAGTATAGAAAGGGGAGACATGGGGATAAAACAAGTAACAAAAGAATTTATTGAGAGGAAATGTAGAGAACGAATCAGAAAATGAAGGAAGCAACG is part of the Enterococcus mundtii genome and harbors:
- the rnmV gene encoding ribonuclease M5, producing MTKLKIQEIIVVEGKDDTRRLQEVVEADTIETIGSAINEEILMQIEHAQETRGIIIFTDPDFSGEKIRKTIMEVVPQAKHAFLPRNQAVPKKKGSLGVEHASDEAILEALKKVVTPVDDETQVPEITRQMLVAYGLIAGAHAKEKREMLGDELRIGYTNGKQLEKRLNMFRITLTEFKQAMKKVEDHYE
- a CDS encoding ABC transporter ATP-binding protein, yielding MKTKKLSWQTLKRFVPYLTAHPREIWLAVLLGIVNGVATVVMTLQIGLSIDQMVGVGQVNFTRLVQLLVMFGGIVLLNVISQWLIQVLSNRLAYLSVANLRKDAFARLNLLPLRYYDQNSHGNIVSRFTNDMDNISIAISAAFNQLFSGVAIIILSLIFMLNLSPLLTLVVICSTPIIFLVSWLVARASQNDFDNQQKIIGNISGFVTERIGNQKIIKAFQQEEVNQQQFSALNADLYEKGQRAQFSSSLTNPSSRFVDHLAYLSIGLIGGLLALRSDSTITVGIISSFTIYSSQFSKPFIELSGITTQIQTAFSGLERAFELIDQPEETPDEPFAYQLDPQTIKGEVAFKHVSFSYEPQQRLIENFSFVAKPGQTVAIVGKTGAGKSTLVNLLMRFYDVNSGTIMIDDYDITQIARDSLRKSFGMVLQDTWLFDSTLRENLRYGKPDASDEEINEALKSAYMYEFVQRLPQKLDTRIGGQGLKISDGQRQLLTIARTMISNPPMLILDEATSSVDTLTEKKIQNAFLKMMEGKTSFVIAHRLSTIKNADQILVMDQGAIVEIGTHDELLKIEDGSYRQLYQAQFTGSVEK
- a CDS encoding lytic polysaccharide monooxygenase translates to MKKSTLIGLGFILAGIGASTLTSVDVAAHGYVSEPASRGYQGSLDKNTNWNAAFKKYGAVINEPQSLEAPKGFPAAGPEDGQIASANGTVGDFLLDQQTASLWTKQQLTAGANDFTWTFTANHATTKWHYYMTKAGWDQNDALTRDDLEFIGEVGNDGQLASTNPTHSINIPNDRLGYHVILAVWDVADTKNGFYNVIDVDVKGETVLADLQK
- a CDS encoding ABC transporter ATP-binding protein, whose product is MVEMALKNVYKKYDNAENYSVTDFNLAIKDREFIVFVGPSGCGKSTTLRMIAGLEDISEGELNIGGKVMNDVAPKDRDIAMVFQNYALYPHMTVFDNMAFGLKLRKYDKADIQQRVENAAEILGLTEYLKRKPAALSGGQRQRVALGRAIVRDAKVFLMDEPLSNLDAKLRVAMRAEIAKLHQRLETTTIYVTHDQTEAMTMADRIVIMKDGFIQQIGSPKEVYDTPVNMFVAGFIGSPAMNFFNVKLSQGVISDGHGLKLRIPEGKNKVLVEKGYEGKELVFGIRPEDIHSEQVVLDASPETVVNSEVVVSELLGAETMLYTRTGTTEFISKVDARDFHKPGEMIDLAFNINKGHFFDKDTEDVITIP
- a CDS encoding ABC transporter ATP-binding protein, coding for MIQLLRYAKDYRKQIILGPVFKFLEAVFELILPLLMASLIDNGLKMNNREVIINMGIWMIAMSVIGLICAIICQYYSSIASQGFGTELRNQLIKKINSFSHSELNHFGTDTLITRMTNDINQLQLALAMVIRLLIRAPFLSIGSVVMAFVIDWQVGLFFLALLPIFSIILYFIIRKTIPLYQKVQEKLDGLNETVSQNLSGVRVIRAFSRTNKEIETFDENTDVLAKNYLRVSNISALLSPATTLIMNVGIICLLTVGGVKVNIGSLQQGQVLALINYMNQMLLALIVVSNLVVIFTRAEASAQRVKEVLDTENTITDAETPSEPVMDSETILQFKNVDFRYTPESGLSLQGINFTLKRQTVLGIIGPTGSGKTTLTQLIPRFYDVSEGSVLFDEQDVRDWPLDTLRSQISQVPQTAVLFTGTIRENLQWGKPDATDAECWEALAIAQAEDFVRQLPKGLDTRVMENGKNFSGGQKQRLTIARALIAKPALLILDDSLSALDYQTDLNLRQALQTSLNTTVIIISQRIRSIQQAEHILVMDQGKIVAQGTHDTLLSQSSEYREIVASQEEE
- a CDS encoding folate family ECF transporter S component, with product MKKNRLDARMITIMGLLIALMVTLSRLVSFETPLLKISVTFIPQVIMGILFGPFWTGVGSVLADVVGMALFPKSVFFIGFTLNAFIEGAIYGFFFYRKEITWKNAILATLSVTVFVSLILTPLWLVIMYQVPMNWVFWGPRLLKAIIWLPIQSTMIYVIGRAMPYKRILRSLTTHTK
- a CDS encoding TatD family hydrolase; protein product: MIFDSHTHLNAEQFNDDIPETIQRAEELGVTKMAVVGFDTPTIEKSLMLSQDYPNIYSIIGWHPTEAGSYTKEIENKLQEQLTLPKVVALGEIGLDYYWMEDPKEVQDKIFRRQIAIAKEMRLPISIHTRDALEDTYKVLKEEDIRDIGGIMHSFSGDYEWAQRFLDLGMHISFSGVVTFKKALDVQEAATNVPMDRLLVETDAPYLAPVPYRGKRNEPGYTRYTVEKIAELRQLPMEEVAAQTWKNAHHLFGLSEHD
- a CDS encoding type II toxin-antitoxin system PemK/MazF family toxin, producing MDYPKQKDIVWLDFDPARGKEIKKRRPGLVVSKNKFNQYTGFCLICPITSTERKFDTYIKIKEPQIISGQVVTHQLRSIDYTSRNIIKIEQCDILTWVDVLEVLDMFL
- the rsmA gene encoding 16S rRNA (adenine(1518)-N(6)/adenine(1519)-N(6))-dimethyltransferase RsmA, with protein sequence MSEYRDIATPTRTKEILLKHGFSFKKSLGQNFLTEPNILRKIIETGQIDQQTNVIEVGPGIGALTEQIARHAKQVVAFEIDDRLIPVLADTLSPYPNVTVIHQDILKTDLAEAVNTQFNERLPLKVVANLPYYITTPIMMHFLESEVVVDEMIVMMQKEVADRISAKPGTKAYGSLSIAVQYYMEASLAFIVPKTVFVPQPNVDSAILKLTRRAIPAVSVTDEKAFFRLTKAAFQQRRKTLWNNLQHAYGKDEETKSWLTASLTEAGIDPKRRGETLSLEEFAALSNAMEHLKK
- the mgsA gene encoding methylglyoxal synthase, with the translated sequence MKIALIAHDRKKELMIKFTTAYKTILEQHELFATGTTGQKIAEATGLLVHRFNSGPLGGDQQIGAMISEDELDLVIFLRDPLAAQPHEPDVTALIRLADVYDIPLATNIGTAEVLLRGLEAGFLEFRQVIHEEGSKIPFPNKI